The genomic region GCGAAGCCCGAAGCGATGGAGAAAGCCGTCGCCACGATCAACCGCAATCTCGACCGACAGGTGTCCAAGGGCCTGCTCAGCGCCGAGGACAAGGCGGCCGCGCTCGCGCGCATTTCGACCTCCTCCGACTACGCCGCGTTCGGTGACTGCGACATCGTCATCGAGGCGGCGACCGAACGCGAAGAGGTCAAGAAGATCATCTTCGGCCAACTCGTGCCGCATCTGAAGCCCTCGGCCCTGATCGCCTCCAACACGTCGTCGATCTCGATCACGCGGCTGGCGGCGGTGACCGACCGGCCCGAGAAATTCATTGGCATGCACTTCATGAACCCGGTGCCGGTCATGAAGCTGGTGGAGATCATCCGCGGCATCGCCACCGACGAGCCGACCTTCCAGGCGGTGATGACCCTGGCGCAGCGCCTGGGCAAGACCACGGCGGTGGCCGAGGATTTCCCCGCCTTCATCGTCAACCGCATCCTGGTGCCGATGATCAACGAGGCGGTCTATGCCCTGTACGAGGGCGTGGGTCATGTGAACTCGATCGACAGCGCCATGAAGCTCGGCGCCAACCATCCGATGGGGCCGCTGGAACTGGCCGACTTCATCGGGCTGGATACCTGCCTGTCGATCATGCAGGTGCTGCATGACGGATTGGC from Rhodovastum atsumiense harbors:
- a CDS encoding 3-hydroxybutyryl-CoA dehydrogenase, whose translation is MNIEVKAAPVAADALLEPPVIARVGVIGAGQMGNGIAHVCAVAGLPAVMLDAKPEAMEKAVATINRNLDRQVSKGLLSAEDKAAALARISTSSDYAAFGDCDIVIEAATEREEVKKIIFGQLVPHLKPSALIASNTSSISITRLAAVTDRPEKFIGMHFMNPVPVMKLVEIIRGIATDEPTFQAVMTLAQRLGKTTAVAEDFPAFIVNRILVPMINEAVYALYEGVGHVNSIDSAMKLGANHPMGPLELADFIGLDTCLSIMQVLHDGLADSKYRPCPLLVKYVEAGWLGRKTGRGFYDYTQTPPRPTR